One part of the Desulfonema ishimotonii genome encodes these proteins:
- a CDS encoding shikimate kinase — protein sequence MSEKKNIVLIGMPGAGKSTVGVLLAKRLKYDFLDTDILIQAHEGRSLQQIIQAGGVRKFRETEEHYVCRVSCHAHVIATGGSVVYSERAMSHLAADGHVVFLDLSLATLKKRLSDIDARGVIRLPGQTIDDLYAERTPLYRRHGRIVVPCDDRTPDQVMNAVARNVVSS from the coding sequence ATGAGTGAGAAAAAAAATATTGTGCTGATCGGGATGCCCGGTGCCGGAAAGAGTACCGTCGGCGTTCTTCTGGCCAAACGGCTTAAATACGATTTCCTGGACACGGATATCCTTATCCAGGCCCACGAGGGCAGGAGCCTTCAGCAGATCATTCAGGCCGGAGGGGTCCGAAAGTTCCGGGAGACTGAGGAACATTATGTCTGCCGGGTATCGTGTCACGCCCATGTGATTGCCACGGGCGGCAGTGTTGTTTACAGTGAGCGGGCCATGAGCCATCTGGCAGCGGACGGGCACGTCGTTTTCCTGGATCTCTCCCTCGCCACCCTGAAAAAACGGCTCAGTGACATCGACGCCCGCGGCGTGATCCGGCTGCCGGGCCAGACCATTGACGACCTCTATGCGGAACGAACCCCGCTGTATCGCAGGCATGGCCGTATTGTGGTGCCATGTGATGACCGGACGCCCGATCAGGTGATGAACGCGGTTGCCCGGAATGTCGTTTCGTCCTGA